CTTGTTTGGAAATCATCCAGTTTCAATGTCAGAGTCCCGTAGTCCGCCGCCTGCATTTTCCTCAGATGCAGGGCGGGAGAATATTGCAACTTCATCTTCATTAGCAGAAGATGAAGGGTCTGCTATACTTCAAGTGACAGACATAGTGGAGATAGAAGGCACTAGTTCAGCTGGGAATTTTATAAAAAGCACAAGTCCAGTTGGTGTAAGAGGAGTTTTCTGTTATCTACTGAATTGATTATATATTTAGTGAGAACTTTTTCCTTTCATATATATACCCCTTTAGACGGCCTTGTGTCTCATTTGTGCGTTTACGCCTCGAATATTTCCTTGTGGAGTTTTCTTATTGTCTTATAATCTCATTCTGTTTCTTTTTCGTTGCAATGACTCTAGCCTGGTGCTACAACACGAAAGGGTGCATTCCAGGTTGAGCGGCAAAACTCAGAAATGTCATATTATGCGGACGATGAAGACGGGAATCGTAAAAAGTATTCACGGAGGGGTAAGTAGAAAGCACTTTCTCTGTGTGTCTATCTTCTTTTCTTTTTGATTACTTTTTGTCCATTGCTAAGTTACTATTTTCTTTCTATCTTTCAATTGATCAGACCTGTTAAAGTTATGTCCAATGGGAAAGTACACATTCATTTGTTCAAGTTTATCACATATATCAATTCTTTTTTTTCTTCTTATTTTGCTACTCGTTACATTCAATCGTCCATTGACTTTTGTTGTCTGAAGCAATGAGGTCCCTCCTTCAAATCGTTTGAAAACTTTGTTATCAAATTTGTTGATTTGGCATGTTTTACTCATGTGGCACATTTGTCTGCATGTATGATGTCAGATGGAAGTCGTAAAGCATATGCAATGTGATTTTGTGGCAATATACACACGTATCAAATTTGTATCTTATTGGTGATGTAGACCAAACACTATTAAATTCCTTGTAGGTGTACTTGTGGTAATGGCAGATCAATGGATCACATTTTCTTGGGAATAGATTTAAATGACTTAATTGCAACTGTAGAATACTAAAAACTTACGATATCACTTGCTTAGCCTAGTAAAGTGATGCTTAGCTTTATTTTACCTCCTATTCCTTTTGAAACTTGAGTCAAATTTGAGGAAAGTATCGGTTACGTAGCCTAGATGAAGTGATGATATTGAAAATTACCTTCTCCCCTCCTTTTCTTTCTTTAGCTAAAGAATATAGGTGTCTCCCCGTTAAAAATAGAAAGAATAGCAGAGAAATCATCTCTTGACTTCTGTTTTGCTGCTCTTTTATGTGGTTGTAGTCAATGCCTTCTCTTTCATTTCTTGGAGCTTGTATAAGTTTTCATTCATGAAGTAAACTCACAGGAAATTTAACTGTAGGCCCATTCCGACACAAGTTTCTTAGAGCATTGCTTCCTTTCTGGGGAAGTTCATTGCCAATTCTGCCAGTGACTGCGCCCCAGCGGAAAGATGGATCAATTGCAACAGATGCACCAGAAGGTCGTCCAAGACATCAAAAATCATCGAGAATGGATCCAAGAAAAATACTTCTTGTCATAGCAATCATGTAATGTCAATGAATCCTGGTTTCCTGTCTGGTTGATGTCTTTTCTGCCCTATGCTCACTTAATTCTTAAAATGAGACGAAAAAGGCGTTGTCTGAATAAACTGATTTTGCTAATGCAAGTGTGTATATACTTGTGCAGGGCATGCATGGCAACTATGGGTATTTTGTATTACAGATTAGTGCAACGGGGTTTTGGCGAGGAGACTCCTGATGGTGAGCAGCAGTAATCATCGTATATGATGTATGGTGGAATACAGGCAATGGTGTATTATCCTCTTAATTTAGACCTTCCGGCCCTTGTCTTTGTGCTTCTGCTGGTAAATGTTCCCCTTTTTTGTTTTGTTTTTGTTTGGACATGCTTCATGTTGTTAGTGAAACATACAAATGGACATCAGAGTAGAAATTTACAATTCAGCGTTGATAACAATGTTATAAAGGTATCTCCATTGACCCTTTCTTCTCATTTTCCATTGTTTTCTGCATCTATGTGAAGTTGAATCGGAGAAGCAGGTTGAGTTGTTTGAACTGGGTTGTTTTGAAATTCTGCTCATTCTATTTGATCAATAAACTTAAAAATATGCTAGAAGGGAGCTGCCCCGAATGCAATGAATTTTTATATCGCCTGCAGTTGAGGGTATTATGGAATTGCAGAAAGGATCCATAAATAACCGGGTTTACATACACAAGACTCAAACTGATTCACTGACCATTTGGATATGCCTATTTCTGCATTAGTGTATAGTTATATAACGTGACTGTTATGATATTGAGAAAATCTAAAGGCATTGTTATGGGAAAATTCTGCTATACGGTATAGCATACCTAGCAAATTCCATGACCAAAATTTCAACCAACCAACCACCCGCCCCCTTTTTTACGTAAATCAATAGTAGGAATTCTTCCTTTGTTTTATTTCAATCCTATTTTGACCAAGGCACACACGAGCACCCAAACAAGATGACAAAAGCTGTTTGGGCATTTTCTTCCACTGTTCCACTTCTGATCTAATCAACAAGCGATACTTTTTCAGAGAAACCATGCTCCTTCTGGGTACTCATCAGATGCTTCCGGTTTAACCAAATTGCCGTAATGTTTTAGGGAAATGAGGCTCTCAGTATAATAACTGATGATAGTCCAGTCCTGCAACAAACACTTCGCCAGTTCCATTCGAACTCCACCAGTGCTAACACCTCTTAGATCCAAAAACATTGCCGTAGCTCTGTTCTGAGCCCCGGTGCCAATTGCATCTTTGAAATATATACCATGTTCCCATACACCACAACTACCAATAATTTCTCCTAAACTGATGTCAAACTCGAAGCAGTAGTCTCGCACCCACGTTTTCTCTTCATAGTTTTTCAACACCCACATATCGATGATCGTGAGATTGACAACTACAACATCCACAATGGCTAAGCATCCTCTCAGATTAACCAAGTTCGAGTCACTAAGGCGACTTCCCTCACTTCTTAATGTGGGATGAGGAGTCCGATAGAACTCCTCTTTCTTGAAGTCGAAGGAAACTATTTTACTTTCTTCTCTAGTTCTCGGTTTTCTGGTAATCCACCAATGCATGTCTCCATATGCAGACACATTTTTGTGGCTCAAATTACAGGGAGGAACTGCAACTATCTCTCGCCATGAACTTGTGCCCAATTCTAGTACTTGTGCCACAAGGTTCTTGTACCGTGACCTACCGGAAACACGAAGAATCTTGAGTGTGCCGGTTGTGTCATCAAATCCCATAGCAAGCCACTCGAGAA
The window above is part of the Fragaria vesca subsp. vesca linkage group LG2, FraVesHawaii_1.0, whole genome shotgun sequence genome. Proteins encoded here:
- the LOC101291188 gene encoding zinc finger protein-like 1 homolog, with product MVVCKCKKATKLYCFVHKVPVCGECICAPEHQICVIRTYSEWVIDGEYDWPPKCCLCRVELDEGTGSQTTRLGCLHVIHTSCLVSHIKSFPSHTAPAGYVCPGCSTSIWPPKNVKDSASRLHSKLKEAIMQTGLEKNLFGNHPVSMSESRSPPPAFSSDAGRENIATSSSLAEDEGSAILQVTDIVEIEGTSSAGNFIKSTSPVGPGATTRKGAFQVERQNSEMSYYADDEDGNRKKYSRRGPFRHKFLRALLPFWGSSLPILPVTAPQRKDGSIATDAPEGRPRHQKSSRMDPRKILLVIAIMACMATMGILYYRLVQRGFGEETPDGEQQ